The Catenuloplanes niger genome includes a window with the following:
- a CDS encoding pseudouridine-5'-phosphate glycosidase translates to MKNSSLRYGAEVADALRAGRPVVALESTIISHGLPHPDNIRVAREIEDAVRATGAVPATIGMIGGELIVGLDDAQVSHLASAEGVAKLSVRDLAVAAARRADGATTVAATSAVAAAAGIGVFATGGLGGVHREANVTFDESADLTTLARTPIVVVCAGVKSILDVPATLERMETLGVTVVGYRTRRFPGFFITDSGYELDWAVDSPEQIAEMIAAQAALGATAGATVVANPLPVDEQLDTALHDRTLADGLALLEQNKVTGKAVTPFLLSYFHSATEGASLATNVRIILRNATLAGQIAVASAARA, encoded by the coding sequence GTGAAGAACTCATCACTCCGCTACGGCGCCGAGGTGGCGGACGCGCTCCGCGCCGGCCGCCCGGTGGTGGCCCTGGAGAGCACGATCATCTCGCACGGGCTGCCGCATCCGGACAACATTCGGGTGGCCCGCGAGATCGAGGACGCGGTCCGGGCCACCGGCGCGGTGCCCGCCACGATCGGCATGATCGGCGGCGAGCTGATCGTCGGCCTGGACGACGCTCAGGTCAGCCACCTGGCGAGCGCCGAGGGTGTGGCCAAGCTCTCGGTGCGCGACCTCGCGGTCGCGGCCGCCCGGCGCGCGGACGGCGCCACCACGGTCGCGGCCACCAGCGCGGTCGCGGCCGCGGCCGGCATCGGCGTGTTCGCCACCGGCGGGCTCGGCGGCGTGCACCGCGAGGCGAACGTCACGTTCGACGAGTCCGCGGACCTGACCACGCTCGCCCGTACGCCGATCGTGGTGGTCTGCGCCGGGGTGAAGTCGATCCTCGACGTCCCGGCCACGCTGGAACGGATGGAGACGCTCGGCGTCACCGTCGTCGGCTACCGCACCCGCCGGTTCCCCGGCTTCTTCATCACCGACAGCGGCTACGAGCTGGACTGGGCCGTCGACTCGCCGGAGCAGATCGCCGAGATGATCGCCGCGCAGGCCGCACTCGGCGCGACCGCCGGTGCGACCGTGGTCGCGAACCCGCTGCCGGTCGACGAGCAGCTGGACACCGCGCTGCACGACAGGACGCTGGCGGACGGGCTCGCACTGCTGGAGCAGAACAAGGTCACCGGCAAGGCCGTGACGCCGTTCCTGCTCTCCTACTTCCACTCCGCGACCGAGGGCGCGAGCCTGGCCACCAACGTCCGGATCATCCTGCGCAACGCCACGCTGGCCGGCCAGATCGCGGTCGCGTCCGCCGCCCGGGCCTGA
- a CDS encoding DUF7455 domain-containing protein, which produces MTPTLTPPETAAPPAADERCDRCSAAGKLRVTIAGGSELVFCGHHANKYADDLVKIAVQYVTEPEFTWRGADMMRR; this is translated from the coding sequence ATGACCCCGACCCTCACGCCGCCAGAAACGGCGGCGCCCCCAGCCGCCGATGAACGCTGCGATCGTTGCAGCGCGGCGGGCAAGTTGCGGGTGACCATTGCCGGCGGCAGTGAGCTGGTGTTCTGCGGACACCACGCGAACAAGTACGCCGACGATCTCGTCAAGATCGCAGTGCAGTACGTGACCGAGCCGGAGTTCACCTGGCGAGGCGCGGACATGATGCGCCGCTGA
- a CDS encoding DUF3099 domain-containing protein: MRRHERGPSLITDAPRSPQDEFRSRQIRYVVMMLIRTLCLIAGAILISFDVPLLWLWLSLCAAGMVILPWLAVILANDGPPKDRHRMRRPTHRIDPGPAALPAQQAAPTIDHEP; encoded by the coding sequence GTGAGACGCCACGAGCGCGGGCCCAGCCTGATCACCGACGCGCCGCGCAGCCCGCAGGACGAGTTCCGCAGCCGCCAGATTCGCTATGTCGTGATGATGCTGATCCGCACCCTCTGCCTGATCGCCGGCGCGATCCTGATCAGCTTCGACGTGCCGCTGCTCTGGCTCTGGCTCTCGCTGTGCGCGGCCGGCATGGTCATCCTGCCCTGGCTCGCCGTGATCCTCGCGAACGACGGCCCGCCCAAGGACCGGCACCGCATGCGCCGGCCGACGCACCGCATCGACCCGGGCCCGGCCGCGCTCCCCGCCCAGCAGGCCGCGCCCACCATCGACCACGAGCCCTGA
- a CDS encoding trimeric intracellular cation channel family protein, with protein sequence MSTPSALLIADLAGVAVFAASGASAAIVKRLDLFGVIFVGFVAALGGGIVRDVVIGAVPPLAFADWRYAITAAVASGATFWLHPQFSRLRWTVLLLDAAGLALITVTGTLKALNAGLPPVGACLAGMITGIGGGVGRDLLLGEIPVVLRREIYAVASLAGAVLVAVLVRFGIHDGLALVAPAVLIFGIRIIALLRSWSAPVPPEPA encoded by the coding sequence GTGAGCACCCCCAGCGCCCTTCTGATCGCCGACCTGGCCGGCGTGGCCGTGTTCGCCGCGTCCGGCGCATCGGCGGCGATCGTCAAGCGCCTCGACCTCTTCGGCGTCATCTTCGTCGGCTTCGTGGCCGCGCTCGGCGGCGGCATCGTGCGGGACGTGGTCATCGGCGCCGTCCCGCCGCTCGCGTTCGCGGACTGGCGGTACGCGATCACCGCGGCCGTCGCCTCCGGTGCGACGTTCTGGCTGCACCCGCAGTTCTCCCGGCTGCGCTGGACCGTGTTGCTGCTGGACGCGGCCGGCCTCGCGCTGATCACGGTCACCGGCACGCTCAAGGCGCTGAACGCCGGGCTTCCCCCGGTCGGCGCCTGCCTGGCCGGCATGATCACCGGCATCGGCGGTGGCGTCGGGCGCGACCTGCTGCTCGGCGAGATCCCGGTGGTGCTGCGCCGGGAGATCTACGCCGTGGCGTCGCTGGCCGGCGCCGTGCTGGTCGCCGTGCTCGTCCGGTTCGGCATCCACGACGGCCTCGCGCTGGTCGCGCCCGCGGTGCTGATTTTCGGCATCCGCATCATCGCGCTGCTGCGCTCCTGGTCGGCTCCGGTGCCGCCGGAGCCCGCGTGA
- a CDS encoding IclR family transcriptional regulator: MAREGSSIDKTLAVLEALAEHHRVTDIAVATGVSKSTVHRILQALVLWGFARPDGLGSYEPGPRILTLAGRVMNRFDPARQASGALRALRESTGYTTHFAIRSADEVVYVDKQEGRRPYQMPSRIGMGVALHTTAIGKAILAQLSDEEVLAICRRTGLPQRTRATLTSEEDLLTHLARVRVLGYAVDDEENEPGIRCVGAAVFDHTGQVLGGISISTLAMDSTMTDLEAHAPDVIASARDVSTALGAAIPAL; encoded by the coding sequence ATGGCCAGGGAAGGCAGTTCCATCGACAAGACGCTGGCGGTGCTGGAGGCGCTCGCCGAGCACCACCGCGTCACCGACATCGCCGTGGCGACCGGCGTCTCCAAGTCGACCGTGCACCGCATCCTCCAGGCGCTGGTGCTGTGGGGCTTCGCCCGGCCGGACGGGCTCGGCAGCTACGAGCCCGGCCCGCGCATCCTGACGCTGGCGGGCCGGGTGATGAACCGGTTCGACCCGGCCCGCCAGGCGTCCGGCGCGCTGCGGGCGCTCCGCGAGTCCACCGGGTACACCACACACTTCGCGATCCGCAGCGCGGACGAGGTGGTGTATGTAGACAAGCAGGAGGGCCGCCGTCCCTACCAGATGCCGTCCCGGATCGGCATGGGCGTCGCGCTGCACACCACCGCGATCGGCAAGGCGATCCTGGCCCAGCTCAGCGACGAGGAGGTGCTGGCGATCTGCCGCCGCACCGGTCTGCCGCAGCGCACCAGGGCCACCCTGACCAGCGAGGAGGACCTGCTGACCCATCTGGCCCGGGTCCGGGTGCTCGGCTACGCCGTCGACGACGAGGAGAACGAGCCCGGCATCCGCTGCGTCGGCGCCGCGGTCTTCGACCACACCGGCCAGGTCCTCGGCGGCATCTCCATCTCCACGCTCGCCATGGACAGCACGATGACCGACCTGGAGGCGCACGCTCCCGACGTCATCGCCTCCGCCCGGGACGTCTCCACCGCGCTCGGCGCCGCGATCCCCGCGCTCTGA
- a CDS encoding tautomerase family protein — protein sequence MPNITVELLSGRTLDQRREFAEAVTAAAVDILKAKRASVRIRFDEIEREDVANGGTLESDRE from the coding sequence ATGCCGAACATCACCGTGGAGCTGTTGTCCGGGCGCACGCTGGATCAGCGGCGGGAGTTCGCCGAGGCCGTCACCGCGGCCGCGGTGGACATCCTCAAGGCGAAGCGGGCCTCGGTCCGCATCCGCTTCGACGAGATCGAGCGGGAGGACGTGGCGAACGGCGGGACGCTGGAGTCCGACCGCGAATAG
- a CDS encoding sodium:solute symporter family protein, with product MTTLDWVVIGGYFVVMVGIGLWAKQRIHSVADFFTARGMIPWWLSGISHHMSGYSAIMFVAFAAVAYNYGLAMYVWWALTIGLGVGIGAFVFAARWNRLRSKHGVASPLEYLARRYNVPTQQALAYSGALLKVVDIAAKWVAIAVLLRGFAGVPIVWGILITGAVTLVYITAGGLWADVLTDFGQFIIQGIAGIAMFFAFLAHLGGVSALWTMWGDLPEGHGDPFNGPYTLTFFLALLFIKTFEYNGGMWNLAQRYMAAPSGSAAKRSALLSSGLWLVWPLILFMPMFAAPLIVPGIANPEQAYVELAKTLLPPGIIGLVLAGFFSHTMAMVSSDANVISSVVTRDIAPVLVRAVRNLSERAELTFARITTFTFVLISMVIAMTTQGQGVVLKIVVDVVAATMGPISIPLMLGLLPWFRRSGPLAAIVSWAAGLGVWVVIRWVLEETSQTMVVGVPLVTSLVLYVAIGLLRPERTPERDDLIDSLDNDPAGEPKHPVAAA from the coding sequence GTGACCACGCTCGATTGGGTGGTTATCGGTGGGTACTTCGTGGTGATGGTCGGCATCGGCCTGTGGGCCAAGCAACGCATCCACAGCGTCGCCGACTTCTTCACCGCGCGCGGCATGATCCCCTGGTGGCTATCAGGGATTTCTCACCATATGTCGGGCTATAGCGCGATCATGTTCGTCGCGTTCGCGGCGGTCGCGTACAACTACGGCCTCGCCATGTACGTCTGGTGGGCGCTCACGATCGGTCTCGGCGTCGGCATCGGCGCGTTCGTCTTCGCGGCCCGGTGGAACCGGCTGCGATCCAAGCACGGCGTGGCCTCTCCGCTGGAGTACCTGGCCCGTCGCTACAACGTCCCCACCCAGCAGGCGCTCGCGTACAGTGGCGCGCTCCTGAAGGTCGTCGACATCGCGGCCAAGTGGGTGGCCATCGCGGTGCTGCTGCGCGGCTTCGCGGGCGTGCCGATCGTCTGGGGCATCCTGATCACGGGCGCGGTCACGCTCGTCTACATCACGGCGGGCGGGCTCTGGGCGGACGTGCTCACCGACTTCGGCCAGTTCATCATCCAGGGCATCGCCGGGATCGCCATGTTCTTCGCGTTCCTCGCGCACCTCGGTGGCGTCTCCGCGCTGTGGACCATGTGGGGTGACCTGCCGGAGGGGCACGGCGACCCGTTCAACGGGCCGTACACGCTGACGTTCTTCCTCGCGCTGCTGTTCATCAAGACGTTCGAGTACAACGGCGGCATGTGGAACCTGGCCCAGCGCTACATGGCCGCGCCGTCCGGTTCCGCCGCCAAGCGGTCCGCGCTGCTGTCCAGCGGCCTGTGGCTGGTCTGGCCGCTGATCCTGTTCATGCCGATGTTCGCGGCACCGCTGATCGTCCCCGGGATCGCCAACCCCGAGCAGGCGTACGTGGAGCTGGCCAAGACGCTGCTGCCGCCCGGCATCATCGGGCTGGTGCTGGCCGGATTCTTCTCGCACACCATGGCGATGGTCTCGTCGGACGCCAACGTGATCTCCTCCGTGGTGACCCGCGACATCGCGCCGGTGCTGGTGCGCGCGGTCCGCAACCTGAGCGAGCGCGCCGAGCTGACCTTCGCCCGGATCACCACGTTCACGTTCGTGCTGATCAGCATGGTGATTGCGATGACCACCCAGGGGCAGGGCGTGGTGCTCAAGATTGTGGTGGACGTGGTCGCCGCGACCATGGGCCCGATCTCGATCCCGCTGATGCTCGGCCTGCTGCCCTGGTTCCGGCGCAGCGGCCCGCTCGCCGCGATCGTGTCGTGGGCGGCCGGGCTCGGCGTCTGGGTCGTGATCCGGTGGGTGCTGGAGGAGACCAGCCAGACCATGGTGGTCGGCGTCCCGCTGGTCACCTCGCTGGTGCTCTACGTGGCGATCGGGCTGCTCCGCCCGGAGCGGACACCGGAGCGCGACGACCTGATCGACTCGCTCGACAACGACCCGGCCGGCGAGCCGAAACACCCGGTCGCGGCGGCCTGA
- a CDS encoding carbohydrate kinase family protein, producing the protein MTVARVLVVGDVITDVVAVLGGAFAPGSDTPAAIRVAGGGQAANTAAWLAAAGVPVTLAGVVGDDPAGDARLTELTAAGVTGAVRRAAGAVTGTIIVLSAGAERSMVTDRGANLLLRPADVDAARTPDVTHLHLSGYALLDEATRPAARHALRQDVATSVDAASAEPLRQVGAETFLSWVRGCDLLLANADEASVLAGPGRPDEQARTLAAATGGAAVVKRGAAGAVWASADGRLTELPPSLAAAVTPVDATGAGDAFAAGLLAALLRGATPLDALTAAHALGARAVTTIGARPPAS; encoded by the coding sequence CTGACCGTGGCCCGCGTCCTGGTCGTCGGCGACGTGATCACCGACGTCGTGGCCGTGCTCGGCGGCGCGTTCGCGCCCGGCTCGGACACCCCGGCGGCGATCCGCGTCGCCGGGGGCGGCCAGGCCGCGAACACCGCCGCCTGGCTCGCCGCGGCCGGAGTGCCGGTCACGCTGGCCGGCGTGGTCGGCGACGACCCGGCCGGCGACGCGCGGCTGACCGAGCTGACCGCCGCGGGCGTGACCGGCGCGGTCCGCCGGGCGGCCGGCGCGGTCACCGGCACGATCATCGTGCTCAGCGCGGGCGCTGAACGCTCGATGGTCACCGACCGGGGCGCGAACCTGCTGCTGCGGCCGGCGGACGTGGACGCGGCCCGCACGCCCGACGTGACGCACCTGCACCTGTCCGGTTACGCGCTGCTGGACGAGGCCACCCGCCCAGCCGCCCGGCACGCGCTCCGGCAGGACGTCGCGACCAGCGTCGACGCGGCCTCCGCGGAGCCGCTGCGGCAGGTGGGCGCGGAGACCTTCCTGTCCTGGGTACGCGGATGCGACCTGCTGCTCGCCAACGCGGACGAGGCCTCGGTGCTGGCCGGCCCGGGCCGCCCGGACGAGCAGGCGCGCACGCTCGCGGCCGCGACCGGGGGCGCCGCCGTGGTGAAGCGTGGCGCGGCCGGCGCGGTCTGGGCGTCCGCGGACGGCCGGCTGACCGAACTGCCGCCGTCGCTGGCCGCCGCCGTCACGCCGGTCGACGCGACCGGCGCCGGTGACGCGTTCGCGGCGGGCCTGCTCGCGGCGCTGCTCCGCGGCGCCACCCCGCTGGACGCGCTCACCGCCGCCCACGCTCTCGGCGCCCGCGCCGTCACCACGATCGGCGCCCGCCCCCCGGCCTCCTGA
- a CDS encoding DEAD/DEAH box helicase, translated as MSPTAPVLETFPPLRAWQRKALVKYLRQGSEDFLAVATPGAGKTTFALRIAAELLVDGTVDAVTVVAPTEHLKTQWAQAAGRVGIHLDAAFRNADLHSAADFHGAVVTYAQVGMAPHVHRRRTMTRRTLVILDEIHHAGDSRTWGDGVKAAFEPAVRRLALTGTPFRSDENPIPFVVYERNDAGLQQSRSDAAYGYADALRDGVVRPVIFLAYSGETRWRTNAGDELAARLGEPMTQDLVAQAWRTALDPAGDWMPAVLRAADNRLSVIRKHGITDAGGLVIASDQQTARSYAKVLEKITGERAVVVLSDDPDSSKRIATFSAGDQRWMVAVRMVSEGVDIPRLSVGVYATSASTPLYFAQAIGRFVRARKAGETASVFLPSVPHLLGLASEMEVQRDHVLGAPKEKDGLDDELLERANKKEDASGELEKRFQALSASAELDQVIYDGASFGTGAQAGTPEEEEYLGLPGLLSPEQVTTLLNKRQAEQLAAQKRRKAAQKDDEPTVPVQTAPLTAGERRVTLRRKLNTLVAAHHHRTGLPHGKIHAELRRLCGGPPSAQATIEQLEERIATIQSF; from the coding sequence TTGAGTCCGACTGCGCCGGTGCTGGAGACGTTCCCCCCGCTGCGAGCCTGGCAGCGCAAGGCGCTCGTCAAGTACCTCAGGCAGGGCTCGGAGGACTTCCTCGCGGTCGCGACGCCGGGCGCCGGCAAGACCACGTTCGCGCTGCGCATCGCGGCTGAGCTGCTGGTCGACGGCACGGTGGACGCGGTGACCGTGGTCGCCCCGACCGAGCACCTGAAGACGCAGTGGGCGCAGGCCGCGGGCCGGGTCGGCATCCACCTGGACGCCGCGTTCCGCAACGCCGACCTGCACTCCGCCGCCGACTTCCACGGCGCCGTCGTGACGTACGCGCAGGTCGGCATGGCTCCGCACGTGCACCGCCGGCGCACCATGACGCGGCGCACGCTGGTCATCCTGGACGAGATCCACCACGCCGGCGACTCGCGCACCTGGGGCGACGGCGTGAAGGCCGCGTTCGAGCCCGCGGTGCGCCGCCTGGCGCTCACCGGCACGCCGTTCCGCTCGGACGAGAACCCGATCCCGTTCGTGGTCTACGAGCGCAACGACGCCGGGCTGCAGCAGTCCCGCTCCGACGCCGCGTACGGCTACGCCGACGCGCTGCGCGACGGCGTGGTCCGGCCGGTCATCTTCCTCGCCTACTCCGGCGAGACGCGGTGGCGGACGAACGCGGGCGACGAGCTGGCCGCGCGCCTCGGCGAGCCGATGACGCAGGACCTGGTCGCGCAGGCCTGGCGCACCGCGCTGGACCCGGCCGGCGACTGGATGCCGGCCGTGCTGCGCGCCGCGGACAACCGGCTCTCGGTGATCCGCAAGCACGGCATCACGGACGCGGGCGGCCTGGTCATCGCGAGCGACCAGCAGACCGCCCGGTCGTACGCGAAGGTGCTGGAGAAGATCACCGGGGAGCGTGCCGTGGTGGTCCTCTCCGACGACCCGGACTCCTCGAAGCGGATCGCCACGTTCTCCGCCGGCGACCAGCGCTGGATGGTCGCGGTCCGGATGGTGTCCGAGGGCGTCGACATCCCGCGTCTGTCCGTCGGCGTCTACGCGACCAGCGCGTCCACCCCGCTGTACTTCGCGCAGGCGATCGGCCGTTTCGTGCGCGCCCGGAAAGCGGGCGAGACCGCGAGTGTGTTCCTGCCGAGCGTGCCGCACCTGCTCGGGCTGGCCAGCGAGATGGAGGTCCAGCGCGACCACGTCCTCGGCGCGCCCAAGGAGAAGGACGGGCTCGACGACGAGCTGCTGGAGCGGGCGAACAAGAAGGAGGACGCGTCCGGCGAGCTGGAGAAGCGGTTCCAGGCGCTGTCCGCCTCGGCCGAACTGGACCAGGTCATCTACGACGGCGCCTCGTTCGGCACCGGTGCCCAGGCGGGCACGCCGGAGGAGGAGGAGTACCTCGGCCTGCCCGGTCTGCTCAGCCCGGAGCAGGTCACCACGCTGCTGAACAAGCGACAGGCCGAGCAGCTCGCCGCCCAGAAGCGCCGCAAGGCCGCGCAGAAGGACGACGAGCCGACGGTGCCGGTCCAGACCGCGCCGCTGACCGCCGGCGAGCGCCGGGTGACGCTGCGCCGGAAGCTCAACACGCTGGTCGCCGCGCACCACCACCGCACCGGCCTGCCGCACGGCAAGATTCACGCGGAGCTGCGCCGGCTGTGCGGCGGCCCGCCCAGCGCCCAGGCGACGATCGAGCAGCTCGAAGAGCGCATCGCCACCATCCAGTCGTTCTAG
- the kduD gene encoding 2-dehydro-3-deoxy-D-gluconate 5-dehydrogenase KduD — translation MTSPFSLHGRTALVTGARTGMGRAIAVGLAQAGADLVLHGRTDDLDETEAEVRKAGRQVSRWVLDLSDTAAIPDAAAVLPEVDILVNNAGIIRRAPAAEHSFADWRAVLDIDLDAIFLLSRAVGARMLARRSGKIISVASMLSFQGGVHVPGYAAAKHGVAGLTKALACEWAARGVQVNAVAPGYMETDNTAALRADPVREAEIRSRIPAGRWGRAEDVAGAVVFLASSAADYVNGHVLAVDGGWLAR, via the coding sequence GTGACCTCACCGTTCTCGCTGCACGGCCGGACCGCGCTGGTCACCGGCGCCCGCACCGGCATGGGCCGGGCCATCGCGGTCGGCCTCGCCCAGGCCGGTGCGGACCTGGTGCTGCACGGCCGCACCGACGACCTCGACGAGACCGAGGCCGAGGTGCGCAAGGCCGGCCGCCAGGTCTCCCGGTGGGTCCTCGACCTGTCCGACACCGCCGCCATCCCGGATGCGGCCGCCGTGCTGCCCGAGGTGGACATCCTGGTCAACAACGCCGGCATCATCCGGCGGGCGCCCGCGGCCGAGCACTCGTTCGCCGACTGGCGGGCCGTGCTCGACATCGACCTGGACGCGATCTTCCTGCTCAGTCGCGCGGTGGGCGCGCGCATGCTGGCCCGGCGCAGCGGAAAGATCATCTCAGTCGCGTCGATGCTGTCCTTCCAGGGCGGCGTGCACGTGCCCGGCTACGCCGCCGCCAAGCACGGCGTGGCCGGCCTGACCAAGGCGCTGGCCTGTGAATGGGCCGCCCGGGGGGTGCAGGTCAACGCGGTCGCGCCGGGATACATGGAGACCGACAACACGGCGGCGCTGCGGGCCGACCCGGTGCGCGAGGCCGAGATCAGGTCGCGCATCCCGGCCGGGCGCTGGGGCCGCGCGGAGGACGTGGCGGGTGCGGTCGTCTTCCTGGCCTCGTCCGCGGCCGACTACGTCAACGGGCACGTCCTCGCGGTGGACGGAGGCTGGCTCGCCCGCTGA
- the kduI gene encoding 5-dehydro-4-deoxy-D-glucuronate isomerase, whose translation MESRHATAPDQLAGMDTDQLRRRFLVEDLFAPGEVRLTYSHEDRIVVGGSDGTTALPCPDELRSEFFLERRELGVVNIGDAGTVTVDGDRYELAAKEVLYVGRGARDVRFDGRFYLVSTPAHAAHPTVKATLDDAEPVRLGSQDGSNDRTIYKYIHVKGIQSCQLVLGVTVLAPGSMWNTMPCHTHERRTEVYFYFDLPETDRVVHLMGRPDATRNLIVAPEQAVISPSWSVHCGFGTRSYAFVWAMGGENQAYEDVEPVAIGDLR comes from the coding sequence ATGGAGTCACGGCACGCCACAGCCCCGGACCAGCTGGCGGGCATGGACACCGACCAACTGCGCCGGCGGTTCCTGGTGGAGGACCTGTTCGCACCCGGCGAGGTGCGGCTGACGTACTCGCACGAGGACCGCATCGTGGTCGGCGGGTCGGACGGCACCACCGCACTGCCCTGCCCCGACGAACTGCGGTCCGAGTTCTTCCTGGAGCGCCGCGAGCTCGGCGTGGTCAACATCGGTGACGCCGGCACGGTCACCGTCGACGGCGACCGCTACGAGCTCGCGGCGAAGGAGGTGCTCTACGTCGGCCGGGGCGCCCGCGACGTGCGCTTCGACGGCCGGTTCTACCTCGTCTCCACGCCCGCGCACGCGGCCCACCCGACGGTGAAGGCCACGCTCGACGACGCGGAGCCGGTGCGTCTCGGCTCCCAGGACGGGTCCAACGACCGCACGATCTACAAGTACATCCACGTCAAGGGCATCCAGAGCTGCCAGCTCGTGCTCGGCGTGACCGTGCTCGCGCCCGGCAGCATGTGGAACACCATGCCGTGCCACACCCACGAGCGCCGCACCGAGGTCTACTTCTACTTCGACCTGCCGGAGACCGACCGGGTGGTGCACCTGATGGGCCGGCCGGACGCGACCCGCAACCTGATCGTGGCACCGGAGCAGGCCGTCATCTCGCCGTCCTGGTCGGTGCACTGCGGCTTCGGCACCCGCAGCTACGCGTTCGTGTGGGCGATGGGCGGCGAGAACCAGGCGTACGAGGACGTCGAGCCGGTCGCGATCGGCGACCTGCGGTGA
- a CDS encoding DUF3039 domain-containing protein — translation MTTQILERPEVKESDTGPEMFHYVRKEKIAESAVMGTFVIALCGEKFPVTKTPKPGSPVCPACKEIYDSLQD, via the coding sequence ATGACGACCCAGATCCTTGAGCGGCCAGAGGTCAAGGAGTCCGATACCGGACCGGAGATGTTCCACTACGTCCGGAAAGAGAAGATCGCGGAGAGTGCCGTGATGGGCACCTTCGTGATCGCGCTGTGCGGAGAGAAGTTCCCGGTGACCAAGACGCCCAAGCCCGGCTCGCCGGTGTGCCCCGCGTGCAAAGAGATCTACGACTCGCTGCAGGACTGA